CAGCTCCGGCGCGGCCAGCGGCCCGAAGGCATGGTCGGCCATGGCGCCTGCCGCCTCCGAGGCCAGGCCGCGGCCCCAATGCTCGCACCGCAGCCGCCAACCGAGCTCCAATGGATTGGCGCGCTCGCGCCCCAGGTGCTGCACGCAGCCGGCGCCGACCAACTCACCGCCATCGCGCTCAATGAAAGCCCACCAGGAGTAGCCCCATTCGGCCCAGCGCGCCTTGACGCGCTCGATCACCGCCCGGGTTTCTTCCGGCGTTTCCGGCTTGCCGCCCAGGTAGCGCATCACCTCAGGGTCGCTGTTCATCCGGTTCAAGCCCTGCAGATGTTCGTCGACAAAGGGTTCCAGGCGCAGGCGCGGGGTCAGCAGGATCGTCATCGGCATTCGGTCCGGTCGGGCAGGCAAGCAGGCGCCAGTCTAGCTACCAGCCTCAATTCCGCAATGCGGAAAGAGGCTTGCGAATCGTGAAAACAGCGCTTGCTGCACCGCGCCATTTTTTCTCATTATGGTGAAGATCGTTTCATGATCCGGCATTCGCTTTTCAAGCCATTGATTTGAAATGAGAAAATTTTTAGTCTTATATAAGACATAACAGTTCCGCGAGGGCGGTACGAGGACTACGCTTGAAGCCATTCCAAGCCGTTTTTTTGTACCTCCACCAACCACCCCGCAGGAGCATGACCATGAGCAGCAGCACCCAAACCCGTGAACAGCAGATCGCCGCCCTCGAGAAGGACTGGGCCGAGAACCCGCGCTGGAAGGGCATCAAGCGCGGCTACAGCGCCGCCGACGTGGTGCGCCTGCGCGGCTCGCTGGCGATCGAGCACACGCTGGCCAAGCGCGGCGCCGAGAAGCTGTGGGGCCTGGTCAACACCGAGCCCTTCATCAACGCGCTGGGCGCGCTGACCGGCAACCAGGCGATGCAGCAGGTCAAGGCTGGCCTGAAGGCGATCTACCTCTCCGGCTGGCAGGTCGCCGGCGACGCCAACAGCAATGGCGAGATGTACCCCGACCAGTCGCTGTACTCGGTGGACTCGGTGCCCAAGGTGGTCAAGAAGATCAACGCCACCTTCAAGCGCGCCGACGAGATCCAATGGAGCGAGGGCAAGAACGAGGTCGACTACTTCGCGCCGATCGTGGCCGACGCCGAGGCCGGCTTCGGCGGCGTGCTGAACGCCTTCGAGCTGATGAAGGCCATGATCGAGGCGGGCGCCGCCGGCGTGCATTTCGAGGACCAGCTGGCCGCCGCCAAGAAATGCGGCCACATGGGTGGCAAGGTGCTGGTGCCCAGCCGCGAGGCGGTGGCCAAGCTGGTCGCGGCCCGCCTGGCGGCCGATGTGATGGGCACGCCAACCGTGCTGCTGGCCCGCACCGACGCCGAAGCCGGCGATCTGGTGACCAGCGACATCGACGACAA
This genomic stretch from Roseateles sp. DAIF2 harbors:
- the aceA gene encoding isocitrate lyase; this translates as MSSSTQTREQQIAALEKDWAENPRWKGIKRGYSAADVVRLRGSLAIEHTLAKRGAEKLWGLVNTEPFINALGALTGNQAMQQVKAGLKAIYLSGWQVAGDANSNGEMYPDQSLYSVDSVPKVVKKINATFKRADEIQWSEGKNEVDYFAPIVADAEAGFGGVLNAFELMKAMIEAGAAGVHFEDQLAAAKKCGHMGGKVLVPSREAVAKLVAARLAADVMGTPTVLLARTDAEAGDLVTSDIDDNDKPFCTGERTVEGFFRTRNGIDQAISRGLAYAPYADMIWCETGKPDLAFAKQFADAIHAKFPGKLLAYNCSPSFNWKKNLDDATIAKFQRELGAMGYKFQFITLAGFHSLNYSMFNLAYGYARNNMSAFVELQEAEFAAAERGFTAVKHQREVGTGYFDAVTTTIEAEASTAALKGSTEDEQFFDAKHG
- a CDS encoding GNAT family N-acetyltransferase, which codes for MTILLTPRLRLEPFVDEHLQGLNRMNSDPEVMRYLGGKPETPEETRAVIERVKARWAEWGYSWWAFIERDGGELVGAGCVQHLGRERANPLELGWRLRCEHWGRGLASEAAGAMADHAFGPLAAPELLAVCHPDNAASATVMRRLGMSYRGVERWYEMDCSVYGLTAADWANKANKADYSPPTK